In Plodia interpunctella isolate USDA-ARS_2022_Savannah chromosome 9, ilPloInte3.2, whole genome shotgun sequence, a single genomic region encodes these proteins:
- the wda gene encoding TAF5-like RNA polymerase II p300/CBP-associated factor-associated factor 65 kDa subunit 5L isoform X1, whose amino-acid sequence MSLIKKSRNDAIKAAVTSYLERRNYPDIDVFSNTHSSNQSAEQMAVATIVQCESSRANSILFSCINNDFAQYDIQYTRLVNFIKEIKIENVKNELLGLLCPLLCHLYLEMLRGGHSSAAQVFFKRHSATLPQKDLSFHQPIDGNLPSALYRPNSLEQLFNSLQNGTIDNETPEKDYMNQILDDIGTIYTLQEVESRPTIAAFRSCKYDIYLSQDALNMLKAYLAKHGHVLLIQVLQTWFHIDVNSDANKKNSEDEEEQLEEMNVTVNSEEKSLDVKDIFAKCNGHAEYQNVDKELRDLQDAIQGVRESLAPLKLYKIAAPDTHLICAKTDANCNILCGGFGNSEIRLWDLGQNNVRKRMNKNISEIELACYMPIEPAVEDNTLQIGAGLPLRGHSGPIQAVCVLWKEELILSASYDNTMRAWKLSDYSCASIYRGHNYPIWCMDVSKNGLYIVTGSHDKTAKLWSLDRTFPIRVFVGHTSDVTCVKFHPNSAYIASGGADRSVRLWTVCDARLVRVLCAHRGVLRALAFAPTGNYLASAGDDKKIKVWDLAACTCVHEHRGHHGKVTALDWSAIGKPSLTNRVAADPGDLSIENSLLCSTGMDGIVKVMWENQGKNKQVCTQDVQSATYNTKCSYLVDVQVHPDWVLAIGTKR is encoded by the exons ATGTCTCTTATAAAGAAATCTAGAAATGATGCCATCAAAGCAGCAGTTACATCCTATCTGGAAAGACGAAACTATCCT GACATAGATGTGTTCAGCAATACGCATTCGTCGAACCAAAGCGCTGAACAAATGGCAGTAGCCACGATTGTTCAGTGTGAATCTAGTCGTGctaattctattctattttctTGTATTAACAATGATTTCGCCCAGTACGACATACAGTATACAAG GTTAGTAAACttcataaaagaaattaaaattgaaaatgtcaaaaatgagTTATTAGGACTGTTGTGTCCTTTACTCTGTCACTTGTACCTGGAAATGCTACGAGGTGGTCATAGCAGCGCAGCACAAGTATTTTTCAAGCGACATTCTGCCACATTACCTCAGAAAGATCTCTCGTTCCACCAACCTATTGATGGAAATCTGCCTTCGGCATTGTACCGCCCTAACAGCCTGGagcaattatttaattctctTCAAAATGGTACCATTGACAATGAAACTCCTGAGAAAGACTATATGAATCAAATACTAGATGATATTGGAACAATTTACACTCTACAAGAAGTTGAATCTCGGCCAACTATTGCTGCATTTAG gtcatgtaaatatgatatttatttgtccCAAGATGCACTGAATATGTTAAAGGCATATCTCGCTAAACATGGACATGTGCTTCTAATTCAAGTGCTGCAGACATGGTTTCACATTGATGTAAATAGTGATGCTAACAAAAAGAATTCT GAGGATGAAGAAGAGCAATTAGAGGAAATGAATGTCACTGTTAACTCTGAAGAAAAATCCTTGGATGTAAAAG atatttttgcaaaatgcAATGGACATGCAGAATATCAAAATGTCGACAAGGAGTTGAGAGACTTGCAAGATGCAATTCAAGGAGTTCGGGAATCTCTAGCACCCCTCAAGCTGTACAAAATAGCGGCACCTGATACTCA TCTCATTTGTGCAAAAACAGACGCCAACTGCAACATACTATGTGGAGGATTCGGCAACTCTGAGATTAGATTGTGGGATCTAGGTCAGAACAATGTGAGAAAAAgaatgaacaaaaatatatcggAAATAGAACTAGCATGTTATATGCCCATTGAACCTGCAGTAGAAGATAATACTTT ACAAATAGGCGCGGGTTTGCCTCTGAGGGGTCACTCTGGTCCGATACAAGCTGTCTGCGTACTGTGGAAAGAGGAGTTAATACTCTCTGCATCATATGATAATACAATGAGAGCATGGAAACTTAGTGACTACTCTTGTGCTTCTATTTATAG aggCCACAATTACCCAATATGGTGCATGGATGTGTCAAAAAACGGCCTTTACATCGTCACTGGATCTCATGACAAAACTGCAAAATTATGGTCCCTAGATCGCACATTCCCAATTCGAGTTTTTGTTGGTCATACGTCAGATGTTact TGCGTGAAGTTCCACCCGAACTCGGCGTACATAGCGAGCGGCGGCGCGGACCGCAGCGTGCGGCTGTGGACGGTGTGCGACGCGCGCCTCGTGCGCGTGCTGTGCGCGCACCGCGGCGTGCTGCGCGCGCTCGCCTTCGCGCCCACCGGCAACTACCTCGCCAGCGCTG GAGATGACAAAAAGATAAAAGTATGGGATTTAGCTGCGTGCACTTGCGTCCACGAGCACAGAGGTCATCACGGGAAGGTCACAGCGCTGGACTGGTCTGCAATCGGCAAGCCAAGCCTCACCAACAGAGTAGCAGCTGACCCCGGGGATTTGTCTATTGAAAATTCCTTGCTGTGCTCTACTGGCATGGACGGGATTGTGAAAGTCATGTGGGAAAACCAAGGAAAGAATAA ACAAGTGTGCACCCAAGATGTCCAGTCAGCAACTTACAACACAAAATGTTCGTACCTGGTAGACGTGCAAGTGCACCCAGATTGGGTATTAGCTATAGGAAccaaaagataa
- the stck gene encoding LIM and senescent cell antigen-like-containing domain protein 1 isoform X3 has product MSLDNMFCTRCSEGFEPNEKIVNSNGELWHTNCFVCAQCFRVFPEGVFYEFEGRKYCERDFQVLFAPCCGKCGEFIIGRVIKAMNANWHPRCFRCEECSAELADAGFIKHAGRALCHACNARVKADGLQNYMCHKCHGVIDGEPLRYRGEVYHGYHFTCATCGVELDHTAREVKHRSGYAANDVNNLFCLRCHDKMGIPICGACRRPIEERIVTALGKHWHVEHFVCAKCEKPFHGHRHYERKGLAYCEQHYHQLFGNLCYVCNQVIAGDVFTALNKAWCVHHFACAVCDAPLSTKSKFYEYDQRPACRRCLERLPQELRRRLRRAHHYTLRR; this is encoded by the exons ATGTCTCTTGACAATATGTTCTGTACACGCTGTAGCGAGGGTTTTGAGCCCAACGAGAAGATTGTGAACTCCAATGGTGAACTTTGGCATACAAACTGCTTTGT TTGTGCCCAATGTTTCCGTGTCTTCCCTGAAGGAGTATTCTATGAGTTTGAGGGCCGCAAGTACTGTGAGCGTGATTTCCAAGTGCTATTTGCACCATGCTGTGGAAAATGTG GAGAGTTCATAATCGGGCGCGTAATAAAGGCGATGAACGCCAACTGGCACCCTCGCTGCTTCCGCTGCGAGGAGTGCAGCGCGGAGCTGGCGGACGCGGGCTTCATCAAGCACGCGGGCCGCGCGCTGTGCCACGCCTGCAACGCCCGCGTCAAGGCCGACGGCCTGCAGAACTACATGTGCCATAAATGCCA CGGCGTGATCGACGGCGAACCACTGCGGTACCGCGGCGAGGTGTACCACGGGTACCACTTCACGTGCGCCACGTGCGGCGTGGAGCTGGACCACACGGCGCGCGAGGTCAAGCATCGCTCGGGGTACGCCGCCAACGACGTT aaCAACCTATTTTGCCTGCGCTGCCATGACAAGATGGGCATTCCCATCTGCGGCGCTTGCCGCCGACCCATCGAGGAGAGGATTGTGACCGCCCTCGGGAAACATTGGCATGTTGAG caTTTCGTGTGCGCGAAGTGCGAGAAGCCTTTCCACGGGCACCGGCACTACGAGCGCAAGGGGCTGGCGTACTGCGAGCAGCACTACCACCAGCTGTTCGGCAATCTCTGCTACGTCTGCAACCAGGTCATAGCCGGCGATG TGTTCACGGCGCTGAACAAGGCGTGGTGCGTGCACCACTTCGCGTGCGCGGTGTGCGACGCGCCGCTCAGCACCAAGAGCAAGTTCTACGAGTACGACCAGCGGCCCGCCTGCCGCCGCTGCCTCGAGCGCCTGCCGCAGGAGCTGCGTCGACGTCTGCGTCGCGCGCACCACTACACGCTGCGCCGGTAG
- the PolD3 gene encoding DNA polymerase delta subunit 3, giving the protein MDENTWQDNYNTLKEMVLDEGRLVTYVSISKDLCVHVNESKRLLNHIVEHVKKTHPDIALNVNYILSGLTEGNNAITTVCSETDFASVRQKLKTVFFEHIYSVGKGSPSVDNVALMCVNKFEDFPLCTGVIKSNVCVKHSKDEICNFKSNSQEIAVPDTRVISTQAKVKAIKMEISKTANNEVKNHVKVSETKEIIKSEVTPPKSDKKASKSNKGIAGFFNKTNGVTKKSNNSNSTSLLSVVKQEKEDKPIEIKKQEKPIEIKVEKMDVEMEVPAKQPDSKINPSTDSKAKNKNLNNIKKNAKVDKKRKRVLHVSDSESDDEKNDPFADSTPVDNHALESDDEIPPTPTVNAVKITSGIVNPRKRKRIVDKTYTDEDGYILTKKEEVYESCSDTEFDVETKENKGNQVDDLPAKKPKVEISPSKKQNGTKNGKKKVSPPQKGKQATLMSFFKKA; this is encoded by the coding sequence ATGGATGAGAATACTTGGCAAGATAATTACAATACCTTAAAGGAAATGGTGTTAGACGAGGGTAGATTGGTTACTTATGTTTCCATTAGTAAAGATTTGTGTGTACATGTCAATGAAAGCAAGCGTTTATTAAACCATATAGTCGAACATGTTAAGAAAACACACCCCGATATTGCGCTAAAcgttaattacattttatcagGTCTGACAGAAGGTAACAATGCCATCACCACTGTTTGCTCAGAGACAGACTTTGCCTCTGTTAGACAGAAGTTGAAGACAGTATTTTTTGAGCATATATACAGTGTTGGAAAGGGTTCTCCATCAGTTGATAATGTTGCTCTTATGTGTGTCAATAAGTTTGAAGATTTTCCATTGTGTACAGGAGTGATTAAAAGCAATGTGTGTGTTAAACATTCCaaagatgaaatttgtaaCTTTAAGTCTAATAGCCAAGAGATTGCAGTCCCCGACACTAGGGTTATTAGTACACAAGCTAAAGTCAAAGCTATCAAAATGGAAATAAGTAAAACTGCTAACAATGAagttaaaaatcatgtcaaagTTAGTGAAactaaagaaattattaaatctgAAGTTACACCACCTAAAAGTGATAAAAAGGCTAGCAAATCCAATAAGGGCATTGCAGGgttctttaataaaacaaatggtGTCACTAAAAAGtctaataatagtaatagcACTAGTTTATTATCAGTTGTAAAACAAGAAAAGGAGGATAAACCTATTGAAATAAAGAAGCAAGAGAAACCTATTGAAATTAAAGTAGAGAAAATGGATGTAGAGATGGAAGTTCCGGCCAAACAACCTGACAGCAAAATAAATCCAAGTACAGATAGCAAAGCAAAGAACAAAAACCTGAACAACATCAAGAAAAATGCTAAAGTGGATAAGAAACGAAAGAGAGTGCTACATGTATCTGATAGTGAAAGTGATGATGAAAAGAATGATCCATTTGCTGATAGTACTCCCGTTGACAATCATGCTTTAGAATCAGATGATGAAATACCACCAACACCTACAGTAAATGCTGTCAAAATCACATCTGGCATAGTGAACCCAAGGAAGAGGAAGAGAATTGTAGACAAAACATATACAGATGAAGAtggatatattttaactaaaaaggAGGAAGTATATGAAAGTTGTTCTGACACAGAATTTGATGTTGAGACTAAAGAAAACAAAGGAAATCAAGTTGATGACTTACCAGCCAAAAAACCAAAGGTTGAGATTTCACCAAGTAAGAAACAAAATGGTACAAAAAATGGCAAGAAGAAAGTGTCACCTCCTCAAAAAGGGAAACAAGCTACATTGATGAGCTTTTTCAAAAAAGCTTGA
- the stck gene encoding LIM and senescent cell antigen-like-containing domain protein 1 isoform X1 translates to MNFIIPNCYKASISFVKLQCNIATMSLDNMFCTRCSEGFEPNEKIVNSNGELWHTNCFVCAQCFRVFPEGVFYEFEGRKYCERDFQVLFAPCCGKCGEFIIGRVIKAMNANWHPRCFRCEECSAELADAGFIKHAGRALCHACNARVKADGLQNYMCHKCHGVIDGEPLRYRGEVYHGYHFTCATCGVELDHTAREVKHRSGYAANDVNNLFCLRCHDKMGIPICGACRRPIEERIVTALGKHWHVEHFVCAKCEKPFHGHRHYERKGLAYCEQHYHQLFGNLCYVCNQVIAGDVFTALNKAWCVHHFACAVCDAPLSTKSKFYEYDQRPACRRCLERLPQELRRRLRRAHHYTLRR, encoded by the exons ATGAActttattatacctaattgCTACAAGGCTTCGATTTCTTTTGTCAAGTTACagtgtaa taTAGCAACTATGTCTCTTGACAATATGTTCTGTACACGCTGTAGCGAGGGTTTTGAGCCCAACGAGAAGATTGTGAACTCCAATGGTGAACTTTGGCATACAAACTGCTTTGT TTGTGCCCAATGTTTCCGTGTCTTCCCTGAAGGAGTATTCTATGAGTTTGAGGGCCGCAAGTACTGTGAGCGTGATTTCCAAGTGCTATTTGCACCATGCTGTGGAAAATGTG GAGAGTTCATAATCGGGCGCGTAATAAAGGCGATGAACGCCAACTGGCACCCTCGCTGCTTCCGCTGCGAGGAGTGCAGCGCGGAGCTGGCGGACGCGGGCTTCATCAAGCACGCGGGCCGCGCGCTGTGCCACGCCTGCAACGCCCGCGTCAAGGCCGACGGCCTGCAGAACTACATGTGCCATAAATGCCA CGGCGTGATCGACGGCGAACCACTGCGGTACCGCGGCGAGGTGTACCACGGGTACCACTTCACGTGCGCCACGTGCGGCGTGGAGCTGGACCACACGGCGCGCGAGGTCAAGCATCGCTCGGGGTACGCCGCCAACGACGTT aaCAACCTATTTTGCCTGCGCTGCCATGACAAGATGGGCATTCCCATCTGCGGCGCTTGCCGCCGACCCATCGAGGAGAGGATTGTGACCGCCCTCGGGAAACATTGGCATGTTGAG caTTTCGTGTGCGCGAAGTGCGAGAAGCCTTTCCACGGGCACCGGCACTACGAGCGCAAGGGGCTGGCGTACTGCGAGCAGCACTACCACCAGCTGTTCGGCAATCTCTGCTACGTCTGCAACCAGGTCATAGCCGGCGATG TGTTCACGGCGCTGAACAAGGCGTGGTGCGTGCACCACTTCGCGTGCGCGGTGTGCGACGCGCCGCTCAGCACCAAGAGCAAGTTCTACGAGTACGACCAGCGGCCCGCCTGCCGCCGCTGCCTCGAGCGCCTGCCGCAGGAGCTGCGTCGACGTCTGCGTCGCGCGCACCACTACACGCTGCGCCGGTAG
- the wda gene encoding TAF5-like RNA polymerase II p300/CBP-associated factor-associated factor 65 kDa subunit 5L isoform X2, with the protein MISPSTTYSIQVVYFEYCRLVNFIKEIKIENVKNELLGLLCPLLCHLYLEMLRGGHSSAAQVFFKRHSATLPQKDLSFHQPIDGNLPSALYRPNSLEQLFNSLQNGTIDNETPEKDYMNQILDDIGTIYTLQEVESRPTIAAFRSCKYDIYLSQDALNMLKAYLAKHGHVLLIQVLQTWFHIDVNSDANKKNSEDEEEQLEEMNVTVNSEEKSLDVKDIFAKCNGHAEYQNVDKELRDLQDAIQGVRESLAPLKLYKIAAPDTHLICAKTDANCNILCGGFGNSEIRLWDLGQNNVRKRMNKNISEIELACYMPIEPAVEDNTLQIGAGLPLRGHSGPIQAVCVLWKEELILSASYDNTMRAWKLSDYSCASIYRGHNYPIWCMDVSKNGLYIVTGSHDKTAKLWSLDRTFPIRVFVGHTSDVTCVKFHPNSAYIASGGADRSVRLWTVCDARLVRVLCAHRGVLRALAFAPTGNYLASAGDDKKIKVWDLAACTCVHEHRGHHGKVTALDWSAIGKPSLTNRVAADPGDLSIENSLLCSTGMDGIVKVMWENQGKNKQVCTQDVQSATYNTKCSYLVDVQVHPDWVLAIGTKR; encoded by the exons ATGATTTCGCCCAGTACGACATACAGTATACAAG ttgtttattttgaatattgcaGGTTAGTAAACttcataaaagaaattaaaattgaaaatgtcaaaaatgagTTATTAGGACTGTTGTGTCCTTTACTCTGTCACTTGTACCTGGAAATGCTACGAGGTGGTCATAGCAGCGCAGCACAAGTATTTTTCAAGCGACATTCTGCCACATTACCTCAGAAAGATCTCTCGTTCCACCAACCTATTGATGGAAATCTGCCTTCGGCATTGTACCGCCCTAACAGCCTGGagcaattatttaattctctTCAAAATGGTACCATTGACAATGAAACTCCTGAGAAAGACTATATGAATCAAATACTAGATGATATTGGAACAATTTACACTCTACAAGAAGTTGAATCTCGGCCAACTATTGCTGCATTTAG gtcatgtaaatatgatatttatttgtccCAAGATGCACTGAATATGTTAAAGGCATATCTCGCTAAACATGGACATGTGCTTCTAATTCAAGTGCTGCAGACATGGTTTCACATTGATGTAAATAGTGATGCTAACAAAAAGAATTCT GAGGATGAAGAAGAGCAATTAGAGGAAATGAATGTCACTGTTAACTCTGAAGAAAAATCCTTGGATGTAAAAG atatttttgcaaaatgcAATGGACATGCAGAATATCAAAATGTCGACAAGGAGTTGAGAGACTTGCAAGATGCAATTCAAGGAGTTCGGGAATCTCTAGCACCCCTCAAGCTGTACAAAATAGCGGCACCTGATACTCA TCTCATTTGTGCAAAAACAGACGCCAACTGCAACATACTATGTGGAGGATTCGGCAACTCTGAGATTAGATTGTGGGATCTAGGTCAGAACAATGTGAGAAAAAgaatgaacaaaaatatatcggAAATAGAACTAGCATGTTATATGCCCATTGAACCTGCAGTAGAAGATAATACTTT ACAAATAGGCGCGGGTTTGCCTCTGAGGGGTCACTCTGGTCCGATACAAGCTGTCTGCGTACTGTGGAAAGAGGAGTTAATACTCTCTGCATCATATGATAATACAATGAGAGCATGGAAACTTAGTGACTACTCTTGTGCTTCTATTTATAG aggCCACAATTACCCAATATGGTGCATGGATGTGTCAAAAAACGGCCTTTACATCGTCACTGGATCTCATGACAAAACTGCAAAATTATGGTCCCTAGATCGCACATTCCCAATTCGAGTTTTTGTTGGTCATACGTCAGATGTTact TGCGTGAAGTTCCACCCGAACTCGGCGTACATAGCGAGCGGCGGCGCGGACCGCAGCGTGCGGCTGTGGACGGTGTGCGACGCGCGCCTCGTGCGCGTGCTGTGCGCGCACCGCGGCGTGCTGCGCGCGCTCGCCTTCGCGCCCACCGGCAACTACCTCGCCAGCGCTG GAGATGACAAAAAGATAAAAGTATGGGATTTAGCTGCGTGCACTTGCGTCCACGAGCACAGAGGTCATCACGGGAAGGTCACAGCGCTGGACTGGTCTGCAATCGGCAAGCCAAGCCTCACCAACAGAGTAGCAGCTGACCCCGGGGATTTGTCTATTGAAAATTCCTTGCTGTGCTCTACTGGCATGGACGGGATTGTGAAAGTCATGTGGGAAAACCAAGGAAAGAATAA ACAAGTGTGCACCCAAGATGTCCAGTCAGCAACTTACAACACAAAATGTTCGTACCTGGTAGACGTGCAAGTGCACCCAGATTGGGTATTAGCTATAGGAAccaaaagataa
- the stck gene encoding LIM and senescent cell antigen-like-containing domain protein 1 isoform X2: protein MPGIATMSLDNMFCTRCSEGFEPNEKIVNSNGELWHTNCFVCAQCFRVFPEGVFYEFEGRKYCERDFQVLFAPCCGKCGEFIIGRVIKAMNANWHPRCFRCEECSAELADAGFIKHAGRALCHACNARVKADGLQNYMCHKCHGVIDGEPLRYRGEVYHGYHFTCATCGVELDHTAREVKHRSGYAANDVNNLFCLRCHDKMGIPICGACRRPIEERIVTALGKHWHVEHFVCAKCEKPFHGHRHYERKGLAYCEQHYHQLFGNLCYVCNQVIAGDVFTALNKAWCVHHFACAVCDAPLSTKSKFYEYDQRPACRRCLERLPQELRRRLRRAHHYTLRR, encoded by the exons ATGCCTGG taTAGCAACTATGTCTCTTGACAATATGTTCTGTACACGCTGTAGCGAGGGTTTTGAGCCCAACGAGAAGATTGTGAACTCCAATGGTGAACTTTGGCATACAAACTGCTTTGT TTGTGCCCAATGTTTCCGTGTCTTCCCTGAAGGAGTATTCTATGAGTTTGAGGGCCGCAAGTACTGTGAGCGTGATTTCCAAGTGCTATTTGCACCATGCTGTGGAAAATGTG GAGAGTTCATAATCGGGCGCGTAATAAAGGCGATGAACGCCAACTGGCACCCTCGCTGCTTCCGCTGCGAGGAGTGCAGCGCGGAGCTGGCGGACGCGGGCTTCATCAAGCACGCGGGCCGCGCGCTGTGCCACGCCTGCAACGCCCGCGTCAAGGCCGACGGCCTGCAGAACTACATGTGCCATAAATGCCA CGGCGTGATCGACGGCGAACCACTGCGGTACCGCGGCGAGGTGTACCACGGGTACCACTTCACGTGCGCCACGTGCGGCGTGGAGCTGGACCACACGGCGCGCGAGGTCAAGCATCGCTCGGGGTACGCCGCCAACGACGTT aaCAACCTATTTTGCCTGCGCTGCCATGACAAGATGGGCATTCCCATCTGCGGCGCTTGCCGCCGACCCATCGAGGAGAGGATTGTGACCGCCCTCGGGAAACATTGGCATGTTGAG caTTTCGTGTGCGCGAAGTGCGAGAAGCCTTTCCACGGGCACCGGCACTACGAGCGCAAGGGGCTGGCGTACTGCGAGCAGCACTACCACCAGCTGTTCGGCAATCTCTGCTACGTCTGCAACCAGGTCATAGCCGGCGATG TGTTCACGGCGCTGAACAAGGCGTGGTGCGTGCACCACTTCGCGTGCGCGGTGTGCGACGCGCCGCTCAGCACCAAGAGCAAGTTCTACGAGTACGACCAGCGGCCCGCCTGCCGCCGCTGCCTCGAGCGCCTGCCGCAGGAGCTGCGTCGACGTCTGCGTCGCGCGCACCACTACACGCTGCGCCGGTAG